A genome region from Natronobeatus ordinarius includes the following:
- a CDS encoding DUF1328 family protein, with protein sequence MFATAAPLQLADGGFLYWAIVFFVLAIVAAAVGARGVAGISMEVARIFVLVFLILAIVSLLL encoded by the coding sequence ATGTTCGCGACCGCAGCCCCGCTTCAGCTCGCCGACGGCGGCTTCCTGTACTGGGCGATCGTCTTCTTCGTGCTCGCGATCGTCGCGGCCGCGGTCGGCGCGCGCGGCGTCGCGGGAATCTCGATGGAGGTCGCACGCATCTTCGTGCTCGTCTTTCTGATCCTGGCGATCGTCTCGCTGCTACTGTAG
- a CDS encoding aldehyde ferredoxin oxidoreductase family protein, with amino-acid sequence MTELGGFQDRVARVDLSDGSVAYESIDDDDAKKYIGARGLGVKYVFEQGPDVDPLGPDNLLAFMNGPLSGTQVTMSGRIAVCTKSPLTGTVTDSHQGGWSGARLKWAGFDGLLFEGQADDPVYAYVEDGEVELRDASHLWGKGFHEARDTLEEEVDGAYGKNLSIMGIGPGGENEVRYASIINEDDRASGRGGTGGVMGSKGLKAVVVKSSTRMPQPADKETFMEGHQAAMQAIQESDVTAPNEGGLSVYGTNVLMNITEEMDGLPTGNARYTSTRSASEDRGIDFDAERVSGENVRENILVDEPTCHSCPVACKKEVEVTYRHKGEDMNVRMESFEYEPAFSLGPNSMNDDRDSIAVMIDLCNDLSIDAIETGNMLAMAMEMAEDGKLEEGIDWGDTEEMIEMIKRIGHREGVGDLLAEGADRVAEELDAHENSLAVKGQTIPAYDPRCMKGMGIGYATSNRGACHLRGYTPAAEILGIPEKVDPYEWEGKGELTAAFQDLHAISDSFDICKFNAFAEGIEEYVTQYNGMTGLEVTEDELLKAGERVYNLERYYNNLAGFDGSDDSLPARFLEGEDGIPGQGASEGEYCELEEMKAEYYDHRGWVDGVVPDEKLEELEIEIGPGTGVSAEGGAAAPGDD; translated from the coding sequence ATGACAGAACTTGGCGGTTTCCAAGACAGAGTCGCCCGCGTCGACCTGAGCGACGGATCGGTCGCCTACGAGTCGATCGACGACGACGACGCGAAAAAATACATCGGTGCGCGCGGACTGGGCGTAAAGTACGTCTTCGAGCAGGGGCCGGACGTCGACCCGCTCGGACCCGACAACCTGCTCGCGTTCATGAACGGTCCGCTCTCGGGGACACAGGTGACGATGAGCGGGCGCATCGCAGTCTGCACCAAATCGCCGCTCACCGGCACCGTCACCGACAGCCACCAGGGTGGCTGGTCCGGCGCCCGACTGAAGTGGGCCGGCTTCGACGGCCTGCTGTTCGAGGGGCAGGCCGACGACCCCGTCTACGCCTACGTCGAGGACGGCGAGGTGGAGCTGCGAGACGCCTCCCACCTCTGGGGCAAGGGCTTCCACGAGGCCCGTGACACGCTCGAGGAGGAAGTCGACGGCGCCTACGGCAAGAACCTCTCGATCATGGGGATCGGCCCCGGCGGCGAGAACGAGGTTCGCTACGCCAGCATCATCAACGAGGACGACCGCGCCTCGGGCCGTGGCGGGACGGGCGGCGTGATGGGCTCGAAAGGGCTCAAGGCCGTCGTCGTCAAGTCCTCGACGAGGATGCCCCAGCCCGCGGACAAGGAGACGTTCATGGAGGGCCACCAGGCGGCGATGCAGGCCATCCAGGAGTCAGACGTCACCGCGCCGAACGAGGGCGGCCTCTCGGTGTACGGGACGAACGTCCTGATGAACATCACCGAGGAGATGGACGGCCTCCCGACGGGCAACGCCCGCTACACGAGTACGCGGAGTGCGAGCGAAGACAGGGGGATCGACTTCGACGCCGAACGCGTCTCCGGGGAGAACGTCCGCGAGAACATCTTAGTCGACGAACCGACCTGTCACTCCTGTCCCGTGGCGTGTAAGAAGGAAGTCGAGGTCACCTACCGTCACAAGGGCGAGGACATGAACGTCCGGATGGAGAGCTTCGAGTACGAACCCGCGTTCTCGCTCGGGCCGAACTCCATGAACGACGACCGCGACTCGATCGCCGTGATGATCGACCTCTGTAACGACCTCTCGATCGACGCCATCGAGACGGGCAACATGCTCGCGATGGCGATGGAGATGGCAGAAGACGGCAAACTCGAGGAGGGAATCGACTGGGGCGACACCGAGGAGATGATCGAGATGATCAAACGAATCGGCCACCGCGAGGGCGTCGGCGACCTGCTCGCCGAGGGTGCCGACCGCGTCGCCGAGGAGCTCGACGCCCACGAGAACTCGCTGGCCGTCAAGGGCCAGACGATCCCGGCGTACGACCCCCGCTGCATGAAGGGGATGGGCATCGGCTACGCCACCTCGAACCGCGGGGCCTGCCACCTGCGTGGCTACACGCCGGCGGCCGAGATCCTCGGCATCCCCGAGAAGGTCGATCCCTACGAGTGGGAGGGGAAAGGCGAGCTGACCGCCGCCTTCCAGGATCTGCACGCCATCAGCGACTCGTTCGACATCTGCAAGTTCAACGCCTTCGCCGAGGGCATCGAGGAGTACGTCACCCAGTACAACGGGATGACCGGCCTCGAGGTCACCGAGGACGAACTGCTGAAAGCCGGCGAACGGGTCTACAACTTAGAGCGCTACTACAACAACCTCGCCGGCTTCGACGGAAGCGACGACTCGCTGCCAGCGCGCTTCCTCGAGGGCGAGGACGGCATCCCCGGCCAGGGCGCCTCCGAGGGCGAGTACTGCGAACTCGAGGAGATGAAAGCCGAGTACTACGACCACCGCGGCTGGGTCGACGGCGTCGTCCCCGACGAGAAACTCGAGGAACTCGAGATCGAGATCGGCCCCGGCACCGGCGTCAGCGCCGAGGGCGGTGCGGCGGCACCCGGCGACGACTGA
- a CDS encoding topoisomerase DNA-binding C4 zinc finger domain-containing protein, with product MIDDAIRVLAGDCTVITDGTDREEYRGRVTTVVKPDNTVLVHDVDGYQPVAWLTRADTVSSDPADGFSLVAKKGEQCLRIAAHDEDAFAHYPASAAGTPVGECPDCGGALVRSADVHCVDCGNRYAIPADATILDTRCSCGLPRMRVERGLAFDVCIDRDCESLDDAVREAFDREWTCPTCGGDLLILRRGGLIAGCEHYPDCETGFVIPSGVVDGECGCGLPTFETASGRRCLDATCERLLESDPTAQSQTGP from the coding sequence ATGATCGACGACGCGATCCGCGTGCTGGCCGGCGACTGCACCGTCATCACCGACGGCACCGACCGCGAGGAGTACCGTGGCCGCGTGACGACAGTGGTCAAGCCCGACAACACCGTCCTCGTCCACGACGTCGACGGCTACCAGCCCGTCGCGTGGCTCACCCGGGCGGACACCGTCTCGAGCGACCCCGCGGACGGCTTCTCGCTGGTCGCGAAGAAAGGCGAGCAGTGTCTCCGGATCGCAGCCCACGACGAGGACGCCTTCGCTCACTACCCGGCGTCGGCGGCGGGAACGCCCGTCGGTGAGTGTCCCGACTGCGGCGGCGCGCTCGTTCGATCCGCCGACGTTCACTGCGTCGACTGTGGCAACCGGTACGCGATTCCGGCCGACGCGACGATCCTCGACACCCGGTGCTCGTGTGGGCTCCCGCGCATGCGCGTCGAACGCGGCCTCGCCTTCGACGTCTGTATCGATCGCGACTGCGAGTCGCTCGACGACGCCGTCCGCGAGGCGTTCGATCGCGAGTGGACCTGCCCGACCTGCGGTGGCGACCTCCTGATCCTCCGGCGGGGCGGCCTGATCGCCGGCTGTGAACACTACCCAGACTGTGAGACCGGCTTCGTGATCCCAAGCGGCGTCGTCGACGGCGAGTGTGGCTGTGGCCTGCCGACGTTCGAGACGGCGAGCGGACGGCGCTGTCTCGACGCCACGTGTGAACGGCTCCTCGAGTCCGACCCGACGGCACAGAGCCAGACGGGCCCCTGA
- the endA gene encoding tRNA-intron lyase gives MTLEGRFDDGVVRIGGDARQRYHDARGYGYPLTGNEIAVAPVEAAHLLYRGDLEAVVDGDERLGFREFAAREPGPDFGVEFLVYADLRSRGFYLTPAAEPWLAEPPAADFAVFPRGKGPGDGEVAYAMRVIGERTDVPASELEPGVLAVVDEESEITYFEIGQPEISGTSSADLPSAVDADLLADRVVVWEPPADLYERAFYGQPLEGREYDRPTLQCSLLEAAHLAEAGAIDLDPETVLERGREVEGDRFDRRLGVYTTLRERGVVPKTGYKFGADFRTYADVASVDDLGHSELLIRVLPAEHVFEPRDLALDVRLAHGVRKTMVFALVGEEGIEWRSLERLTP, from the coding sequence ATGACTCTCGAGGGGCGGTTCGACGACGGCGTCGTCCGGATCGGCGGCGACGCCCGCCAGCGCTACCACGATGCGCGCGGCTACGGCTATCCACTCACGGGCAACGAGATCGCGGTCGCCCCCGTCGAGGCGGCTCACCTGCTGTACCGGGGCGACCTCGAGGCGGTCGTCGACGGCGACGAGCGGCTTGGCTTCCGGGAGTTCGCCGCACGCGAACCCGGCCCGGACTTTGGCGTCGAGTTCCTCGTCTACGCCGACCTGCGCTCGCGCGGCTTCTATCTCACGCCCGCCGCCGAACCGTGGCTCGCCGAGCCGCCCGCGGCCGACTTCGCGGTCTTTCCCCGCGGGAAGGGGCCGGGAGACGGCGAGGTGGCGTACGCCATGCGGGTGATCGGCGAACGGACCGACGTCCCCGCGAGCGAACTCGAGCCGGGCGTCCTCGCGGTCGTCGACGAGGAAAGCGAGATCACGTACTTCGAGATCGGCCAGCCGGAGATCTCCGGGACCTCGAGTGCCGACCTGCCGTCGGCGGTCGACGCCGACCTGCTGGCCGACCGCGTCGTCGTCTGGGAGCCGCCGGCCGACCTCTACGAGCGGGCGTTCTACGGCCAGCCCCTCGAGGGACGGGAGTACGACCGGCCCACCTTGCAGTGTTCGCTGCTCGAGGCGGCCCACCTTGCTGAGGCGGGGGCGATCGACCTCGATCCCGAGACCGTGCTCGAGCGCGGGCGCGAGGTGGAGGGCGACCGGTTCGACCGACGATTGGGCGTCTATACGACCCTGCGCGAGCGCGGCGTCGTCCCCAAGACCGGCTACAAGTTCGGCGCCGACTTCCGGACGTACGCCGACGTCGCGTCGGTCGACGACCTCGGTCACTCCGAACTGCTGATCAGGGTGCTGCCCGCCGAACACGTCTTCGAGCCACGGGACCTCGCCCTCGACGTTCGGCTGGCTCACGGCGTCCGCAAGACGATGGTCTTCGCGCTGGTGGGCGAGGAGGGGATCGAGTGGCGATCGCTCGAGCGACTGACGCCCTGA
- a CDS encoding glycosyltransferase: MSRVETVTAFTDLYLPTVNGVTYTVSLWRERWSCRWGTMPVVYPRMDGHQPAADEYPVRSVPAPLYSRYRLGLPTIPDDLETPDLVHVHTPFTVGYAGIRFARKREIPVVASYHTLLDDRADQHVPESLVEGLEYTCRAYERSFFERVDHVTAPTSFARRHLLERIGADVDVTVVSNGIDVDFFRPVDPTTFRRLYDLPSERPVLGYTGRHGPEKNISEAIDAVADLDVTLVIGGDGPVRDELEDHARESSADVRFLGFLEREDLPAFYSVLDAFVFPSPVETQGLVALEATACGTPVVAVDEGALTDSVIEGETGYRYEAGDIGGFQYAIWRTLEENDRLSDLCQRRREMLSVDHSLEQLARIYDRLEP; encoded by the coding sequence ATGTCTCGAGTCGAGACGGTCACCGCGTTTACGGACCTCTACCTGCCGACGGTCAACGGCGTCACGTACACCGTCAGTCTCTGGCGCGAGCGCTGGTCGTGCCGCTGGGGGACGATGCCGGTGGTCTATCCGCGGATGGACGGGCACCAGCCAGCCGCCGACGAGTACCCCGTCCGGAGCGTTCCCGCGCCGTTGTACTCGCGGTATCGTCTCGGGCTCCCGACGATCCCGGACGACCTCGAGACGCCGGACCTCGTCCACGTCCACACGCCGTTTACCGTCGGCTACGCGGGGATTCGCTTCGCCAGAAAGCGCGAGATCCCCGTCGTCGCCTCTTACCACACGCTGCTCGACGACCGGGCAGACCAGCACGTCCCGGAGAGTCTCGTCGAGGGCCTCGAGTACACCTGTCGCGCCTACGAACGCTCGTTCTTCGAGCGCGTCGACCACGTCACTGCGCCGACGTCGTTCGCTCGGCGCCACCTCTTAGAGCGCATCGGCGCGGACGTCGACGTCACGGTCGTCTCGAACGGCATCGACGTCGACTTCTTCCGGCCCGTCGATCCGACGACCTTTCGTCGCCTCTACGATCTTCCGTCGGAGCGACCCGTCCTCGGCTACACCGGTCGTCACGGCCCCGAGAAGAACATTTCGGAGGCGATCGACGCCGTCGCCGACCTCGACGTCACGCTCGTCATCGGCGGTGACGGCCCTGTTCGTGACGAGCTCGAGGATCATGCCCGCGAATCCAGTGCGGACGTACGGTTTCTGGGTTTTCTCGAGCGTGAGGACCTCCCCGCCTTCTATTCGGTGCTCGACGCCTTCGTCTTCCCCAGCCCGGTCGAGACCCAGGGACTCGTCGCGCTCGAGGCGACCGCCTGTGGCACGCCCGTCGTTGCCGTCGACGAGGGCGCGCTCACCGACTCCGTCATCGAGGGCGAGACCGGCTACCGGTACGAGGCCGGCGACATCGGGGGCTTTCAGTACGCGATCTGGCGGACGCTCGAGGAGAACGATCGGCTCTCGGACCTCTGTCAGCGCCGACGCGAGATGCTCTCGGTCGACCACTCCCTCGAGCAGCTCGCGCGGATTTACGATCGGCTCGAGCCGTGA
- a CDS encoding ubiquitin-like small modifier protein 1 produces MELDLRFFATFREAVGQKELSRDVDDDATVGDVLAALETEYDGLEGRLLDDGSIAPQLSVLKNGRDVVHMDDAETELEEGDLLSVFPPVAGGTS; encoded by the coding sequence ATGGAACTCGACCTGCGATTTTTCGCGACCTTTCGGGAAGCCGTCGGCCAGAAAGAACTCAGCCGCGACGTCGACGACGACGCCACCGTGGGCGACGTCCTCGCGGCGCTCGAGACGGAGTACGACGGACTCGAGGGGCGACTGCTCGATGACGGCTCGATCGCGCCACAGTTGAGCGTGTTGAAAAACGGCCGCGACGTGGTCCACATGGACGACGCCGAGACGGAACTCGAGGAGGGAGATTTGCTCTCGGTGTTTCCGCCGGTGGCGGGCGGCACCAGCTGA
- a CDS encoding DUF7560 family zinc ribbon protein, with product MSKYEFTCPDCGQAIEVNEPMREAILEHGCPVCGSVVEPSSFVSLPTTG from the coding sequence ATGAGCAAATACGAGTTTACCTGTCCGGACTGTGGCCAGGCGATCGAGGTCAACGAACCGATGCGGGAGGCGATCCTCGAGCACGGCTGCCCGGTCTGTGGGAGCGTGGTCGAGCCCTCGAGTTTCGTCTCGCTGCCGACGACCGGTTGA
- a CDS encoding helix-turn-helix domain-containing protein gives MATGIRAEVRIDAASVCPVAQFSAEAEMASHSVSKSVSPADERTVTEEFIGASAEELTDVDVDEGLTEVFRYGSSSAYRFERELGVGCPCECIEAFDCPVTDVRARDGGLYLTFHAPEMATLQTIIGELRDRYSGLDVQRLLRSREEYAADSLVFVDRSALTDRQREVLETAHRMGYFDHPKGANAGEVATALDITTSTFTEHLSAAQRKLLGAVIDS, from the coding sequence ATGGCGACGGGAATCCGAGCGGAGGTGCGAATCGACGCCGCGAGCGTCTGCCCTGTCGCGCAGTTCTCGGCGGAGGCGGAGATGGCGAGCCACTCGGTCAGCAAGAGCGTCTCGCCAGCGGATGAGCGGACGGTGACGGAGGAGTTCATCGGAGCGTCAGCGGAGGAACTCACCGACGTCGACGTCGACGAGGGGTTGACGGAGGTGTTTCGCTACGGCTCGAGTTCGGCGTACCGGTTCGAGCGCGAACTGGGCGTTGGCTGCCCATGTGAGTGCATCGAGGCGTTCGACTGTCCGGTCACCGACGTTCGGGCGCGCGACGGTGGGCTGTATCTCACGTTTCACGCCCCGGAGATGGCGACGTTACAGACCATCATCGGAGAGTTGCGCGACCGCTATTCGGGACTCGACGTGCAACGGTTGCTCCGCTCGCGCGAGGAATACGCAGCGGACAGCCTCGTCTTCGTCGACCGAAGCGCGTTGACCGACCGCCAGCGTGAAGTGCTGGAGACGGCCCACCGGATGGGCTACTTCGATCACCCGAAGGGGGCGAACGCAGGCGAAGTCGCAACGGCACTCGACATCACGACCTCCACGTTCACCGAGCACCTCTCGGCAGCCCAGCGAAAACTGCTCGGGGCGGTGATCGACTCGTGA
- a CDS encoding ArsR/SmtB family transcription factor — MSATNQDLNQRPSKRRGLVSRDAPDAESVLEALADDASRDILEATTEDSLSATEISTRCDIPLSTTYRKLERLTDAQLVEERIRISADGQHAAVYQKCFEDVSVTVTTEGEPEVEVTRSHPTSTP; from the coding sequence ATGTCCGCCACGAACCAGGATCTGAATCAACGGCCGTCGAAGCGACGTGGGCTGGTGTCCCGGGACGCACCCGATGCCGAGTCCGTCCTCGAGGCCCTCGCCGACGACGCCTCTCGCGACATTCTCGAGGCGACGACGGAGGACTCCCTGAGCGCCACCGAAATCTCCACGCGCTGTGATATCCCTCTCTCGACTACCTACCGAAAACTCGAGCGACTGACCGACGCCCAGCTCGTCGAAGAACGGATTCGGATCAGCGCCGACGGCCAGCACGCCGCCGTCTACCAGAAGTGTTTCGAGGACGTCTCCGTGACCGTCACGACGGAGGGTGAGCCCGAAGTCGAGGTCACTCGGTCGCATCCGACGTCGACCCCCTGA
- a CDS encoding alpha/beta fold hydrolase — MSTRAGELVSHRDVVANGIRLHCVVAGPEAGDLVVLLHGFPEYWYSWRHQIPALVDAGYRVVAPDMRGYNRSEKPHGVAAYRLPALVGDVVGLLDAFGADQAHVVGHDWGGVVAWELAGAHPERVTSLTVMNAPHPAKYVRECSLEQARRSWYVLAFQIPWLPERLFASRDFAAFETLFGEGAVEPNAFTPAEIERYKAAFRRPGALESAINYYRALFRDSMPGELLARVPVVGPAITDPVTPIEPPTLVVWGERDVALSIEQVEGLERYVETVRIERVPDASHWVQVDRPDRVTDALVGFLESNR, encoded by the coding sequence GTGAGCACTCGAGCCGGCGAGCTCGTGAGCCACCGCGACGTCGTCGCCAACGGAATTCGACTCCACTGCGTCGTCGCCGGTCCCGAAGCCGGCGACCTCGTCGTCCTCTTACACGGCTTTCCCGAGTACTGGTACTCCTGGCGTCACCAGATCCCCGCCCTGGTCGACGCCGGCTACCGCGTCGTCGCCCCCGACATGCGCGGCTACAACCGCTCGGAGAAACCCCACGGCGTCGCCGCTTACCGCCTCCCGGCGCTGGTCGGGGACGTCGTCGGCCTGCTCGACGCGTTCGGGGCCGATCAGGCCCACGTCGTCGGCCACGACTGGGGCGGCGTCGTGGCCTGGGAACTCGCCGGGGCGCACCCCGAGCGGGTGACGTCGCTCACGGTCATGAACGCGCCACACCCGGCCAAGTACGTCCGCGAATGCTCCCTCGAGCAGGCCCGGCGCTCGTGGTACGTCCTCGCGTTCCAGATTCCGTGGCTGCCCGAGCGGCTGTTCGCGAGTCGTGACTTCGCGGCGTTCGAGACGCTGTTCGGCGAGGGAGCCGTCGAGCCGAACGCGTTCACGCCGGCGGAAATCGAACGCTACAAGGCCGCGTTCCGCCGGCCGGGGGCGCTCGAGTCGGCGATCAACTACTACCGGGCGCTGTTCAGAGACTCGATGCCGGGCGAGCTGCTCGCGCGGGTTCCGGTCGTCGGGCCCGCCATCACCGATCCCGTCACCCCGATCGAACCGCCGACGCTAGTGGTGTGGGGCGAACGGGACGTCGCGCTCTCGATCGAACAGGTGGAGGGACTCGAGCGCTACGTCGAAACCGTCCGGATCGAACGAGTGCCGGACGCGAGCCACTGGGTGCAGGTCGACAGACCGGATCGGGTGACCGACGCGTTAGTCGGGTTTCTCGAGTCGAACCGGTGA